In Garra rufa chromosome 15, GarRuf1.0, whole genome shotgun sequence, a single genomic region encodes these proteins:
- the LOC141287228 gene encoding coiled-coil domain-containing protein 157-like, translating into MLRHDFYLIGLFKLTCSLCAQALQVKQSALRKHLDVLVQQTEDLHSSLEQCEDEKADLANKLTQIIQEKDALQEQLTQQQSHCSLLSTEKQKLQTQITELEERLSRLKEALEESAQRERILVAFPELNPHAAPQTTGDVMCDMEQQLKANSMRIRILQQENITLSNSLARLKDREEKQRSSDSGVVEIDRNSEAPVMGHLDSSNTPSTTSSPSSPSSILHHQTLSLSVQQDVEERYMNIRQAARIRSAGTRRRRK; encoded by the exons ATGCTGAGgcatgatttttatttaattggaCTGTTTAAATTAACATGTTCATTGTGTGCCCAGGCACTTCAAGTGAAGCAGTCAGCTCTGCGTAAGCATCTGGATGTGCTGGTTCAGCAGACTGAAGATCTACATAGCAGTCTGGAACAATGTGAGGATGAAAAAGCTGATCTTGCCAACAAACTCACACAGATCATTCAAGAAAAAGATGCACTTCAGGAGCAACTCACACAGCAACAG TCCCACTGTAGTTTGCTGAGTACTGAGAAACAGAAGCTGCAGACACAGATCACAGAACTGGAGGAGAGACTGTCTCGACTGAAAGAGGCGCTAGAAGAATCCGCCCAGAGAGAGAGGATACTGGTGGCTTTTCCTGAGCTCAATCCACATGCAGCACCCCAGA CTACAGGTGATGTGATGTGCGATATGGAGCAGCAGCTCAAGGCAAATTCGATGAGAATCAGGATTCTGCAGCAGGAGAACATCACCCTGAGTAACAGTCTAGCCAGACTGAAGGACAGAGAGGAAAAACAAAGATCTTCAGACTCTGGGGTAGTGGAGATAGACAGGAACAGTGAAGCTCCGGTGATGGGACACCTGGACAGCTCTAACACCCCTTCAACCACCTCCTCTCCCTCCTCCCCTTCATCCATTCTTCATCATCAGACTCTCAGCCTCTCTGTCCAGCAAGATGTAGAAGAAAGATACATGAACATTCGTCAGGCTGCTCGCATCCGTTCTGCAGGCACACGTCGCAGGAGGAAGTGA
- the LOC141287637 gene encoding uncharacterized protein, whose protein sequence is MLLLQSFNVHAELLLEKQRALSSDQNETSVSVGPVVKRYWKNLLQLSGQQTQESTSNAQQQSQQNQSITRTAANTPSIYAHKTQSTSMTSVHKTTTNTPASSPNKRASTAGSCVSTHTVGCQTVESALVPCEACACVQTVMKDSSDALVSLCQSLGLPCSMLGFLEAVEETQQLGRLSVCDISQWASEQRRDISRVGKHVLEPLKKKLKETEMEQENLRKQLSEMVRREKEERKKMEEEWERRMQEVKSNGEEVVKRLKQEKEDLKREYERATLQEQVHRLHSLENMLREVEESRQNLEKELRSTQTLLDKETAKNHSMQRQHEVCLFPEHDVFPNKQDIQ, encoded by the exons ATGCTTCTTCTTCAGAGTTTTAACGTTCATGCTGAGCTTTTGCTTGAAAAGCAGAGAGCTTTGTCATCTGATCAAAATGAGACCTCTGTTTCTGTCGGTCCTGTGGTTAAACGCTACTGGAAGAACCTACTTCAGCTCAGCGGTCAACAAACACAAGAG AGCACCAGTAATGCACAGCAACAATCTCAACAAAATCAATCCATTACCAGAACAGCAGCAAACACTCCTTCCATTTATGCACACAAGACACAGAGCACCTCCATGACCAGCGTCCATAAAACCACCACAAATACCCCAGCTTCATCTCCTAACAAGAGAGCATCCACTGCAGGCTCCTGTGTGTCCACTCACACCGTGGGCTGTCAGACAGTAGAGTCGGCCCTGGTGCCTTGTGAAGCCTGTGCTTGTGTTCAAACTGTAATGAAGGACAGCAGTGATGCTCTAGTGTCTCTATGCCAGTCTCTGGGTTTGCCTTGCTCCATGCTGGGCTTTCTGGAAGCTGTGGAGGAAACGCAGCAGCTGGGCCGCTTGTCTGTGTGTGACATTTCCCAATGGGCAAGTGAGCAGCGTAGAGATATAAGCCGTGTGGGAAAACATGTCCTAGAG CCACTGAAAAAGAAGCTGAAAGAAACAGAGATGGAGCAAGAGAATCTGAGAAAACAGCTATCAGAGATGGTCAGGAGAGAGAAGGAGGAGAGGAAGAAAATGGAGGAGGAGTGGGAGCGCAGAATGCAGGAGGTGAAATCCAATGGAGAGGAAGTAGTAAAGAGGTTAAAGCAGGAGAAGGAAGATTTAAAGAGAG AATATGAGAGGGCTACACTACAGGAGCAGGTTCATCGTCTACATTCACTGGAGAACATGTTAAGAGAGGTAGAGGAGAGCAGGCAAAACCTGGAGAAGGAGCTCAGAAGTACACAGACACTGCTGGACAAAGAGACTGCCAAGAACCATAGTATGCAACGCCAACATGAGGTGTGTTTATTTCCAGAGCATGATGTATTTCCAAATAAACAGGATATTCAATGa
- the LOC141287229 gene encoding coiled-coil domain-containing protein 157-like, with the protein MTHLLGRQDCIDSLRRDLIDLQGAVLDVFSKTGPVRFPSWKFPDKLSCNLDLVSLLEEYDYVDGDEEFSQHSHTVLQELLIDR; encoded by the coding sequence ATGACTCATCTGTTAGGTCGTCAGGACTGTATCGACAGCCTTCGCAGAGATCTTATTGATTTACAGGGAGCGGTTCTGGATGTGTTTTCTAAGACTGGACCAGTCCGTTTCCCATCATGGAAATTTCCAGATAAACTATCATGTAATCTGGACTTGGTCAGCCTTTTAGAAGAGTATGATTATGTGGATGGCGATGAAGAATTCAGTCAGCACTCCCATACAGTCTTGCAAGAGTTGCTGATTGACAGGTAA